One genomic region from Cellulomonas hominis encodes:
- a CDS encoding arsenate reductase ArsC: MTSKGLPGLLTPDHELHTIAADLAQRFHGVFAAETVERYVFESYTALARTAKVTTHLPVLTARFARDRLTALAQTKGAAPHDVPEVLFVCVQNAGRSQMAAALLDHHAQGRVHVRSAGSSPIESIHPRAAEAMAEAGVDLSQAFPKPLTDDVVRAADVVVTMGCGDACPIYPGKRYEDWELDDPADASLDEARRIRDEIDARVHRLLSEILPRA, translated from the coding sequence ATGACGTCCAAGGGCCTGCCGGGGCTGCTCACCCCCGACCACGAGCTGCACACCATCGCCGCGGACCTGGCTCAGCGGTTCCACGGCGTCTTCGCCGCCGAGACCGTCGAGCGCTACGTCTTCGAGTCTTACACTGCCCTGGCCCGCACCGCGAAGGTCACCACCCACCTGCCGGTGCTGACCGCGAGATTCGCCCGTGACCGGCTCACCGCCCTCGCCCAGACCAAGGGCGCCGCCCCGCACGACGTGCCCGAGGTGCTCTTCGTGTGCGTCCAGAACGCCGGCCGCTCGCAGATGGCCGCCGCCCTGCTCGACCACCACGCCCAGGGCAGGGTGCACGTGCGCTCCGCCGGCTCCTCCCCGATCGAGTCGATCCACCCGCGGGCGGCCGAGGCGATGGCCGAGGCCGGGGTCGACCTCTCCCAGGCCTTCCCCAAGCCCCTGACCGACGATGTCGTCCGCGCCGCGGACGTCGTGGTCACCATGGGCTGCGGAGACGCCTGCCCGATCTATCCCGGTAAGCGGTACGAGGACTGGGAGCTCGATGATCCCGCCGACGCATCCCTGGATGAGGCCCGACGGATCCGCGACGAGATCGACGCCCGTGTGCACCGGCTGCTCTCCGAGATCTTGCCTCGAGCCTGA
- the pstB gene encoding phosphate ABC transporter ATP-binding protein PstB — protein sequence MAPAPRAVLECEDVNVYHGSFRAVTDVSLSFGHNEITAMISPSGCGKSTLLRSLNRMNDLVDSARVEGAVRYWGQDMYAPGVDPIEVRRRVGMVFQKPNPFPKSIYDNIAYGPRVTGMKVGSMDDHVEQALRRAALWDEVKDKLAQNAYGLSGGQQQRLCIARTIAVEPDVILMDEPCSSLDPVATMRIEELMSQLRDQYTIVIVTHNMQQAARVADRTAFFTADVNEQTGERTGVLVEFNDTTKIFEAPDDSRTEDYITGRFG from the coding sequence GTGGCACCCGCCCCGCGGGCCGTCCTGGAGTGCGAGGACGTCAACGTCTACCACGGCTCCTTCCGTGCCGTCACCGACGTGTCCTTGAGTTTCGGGCACAACGAGATCACCGCGATGATCAGCCCGTCCGGATGTGGGAAGTCCACGCTGCTGCGCTCGTTGAACCGGATGAACGATCTGGTGGACTCCGCCCGGGTCGAGGGGGCGGTGCGGTACTGGGGCCAGGACATGTACGCCCCCGGCGTCGACCCCATCGAGGTCCGGCGCCGCGTCGGCATGGTGTTCCAGAAGCCGAACCCGTTCCCGAAGTCCATCTACGACAACATCGCCTACGGCCCCCGCGTGACGGGAATGAAGGTCGGCTCGATGGACGACCACGTCGAGCAAGCGCTGCGCCGCGCGGCGTTGTGGGACGAGGTCAAGGACAAGCTCGCGCAGAACGCCTACGGACTCTCCGGTGGCCAGCAGCAGCGGCTGTGCATCGCCCGCACCATCGCGGTCGAGCCGGACGTCATCCTCATGGACGAGCCGTGCTCCTCCCTGGACCCGGTCGCCACCATGCGCATCGAGGAGCTCATGTCCCAGCTGCGCGACCAGTACACGATCGTCATCGTCACCCACAACATGCAGCAGGCCGCCCGCGTCGCGGACCGTACGGCCTTCTTCACCGCAGACGTCAACGAGCAGACCGGGGAACGCACCGGGGTGCTAGTGGAGTTCAACGACACCACGAAGATCTTCGAGGCTCCGGACGACTCCCGCACCGAGGACTACATCACGGGCCGCTTCGGCTGA
- the arsA gene encoding arsenical pump-driving ATPase, with protein sequence MPTFLADAPRYVFLTGKGGVGKTSVACATAIHLARQGRKVLLVSTDPASNVGQVFGLGIGNTITEVPAVPGLSALEINPDQAAEAYRERIVGPVRGLLPATEVNVIEEQLSGACTTEIASFNEFTGLLTGEEAVAGFDHVVFDTAPTGHTIRLLQLPGSWTDFLNEGKGDASCLGPLAGLDRQRAVYAEAVAALGDPARTRLVLVTRAQRAAVAEIERTHAELAALGLREQHVVVNAVMPPPEADELATALYEREQAVLADLPPALRGLPTDVLALKGDNMVGLDALGSLFEPGVQLPGEQPEPLDLPAATEPLDALVEELATQGHGLVMLMGKGGVGKTTVAAAVAVALAERGLDVHLTTTDPAAHLTETLDGTMPGLEVSRIDPVAATERYRATVLRTKGAALDDAGRAALEEDLRSPCTEEIAVFQAFSQAVHEAKRRFVVMDTAPTGHTLLLLDATGSYHRDVVRQMGEGSSSYTTPMMRLQDPDYTKVVVVTLPETTPVLEAQTLQADLRRAGIEPWAWVMNNSLAAAGTTDPLLRRRAVNEHGEIERVLTDAERCAVLPMLAREPVGVPALRALTAREPSVVA encoded by the coding sequence ATTCCCACATTCCTCGCCGACGCCCCGCGTTACGTCTTTCTGACGGGCAAGGGCGGCGTCGGCAAGACCTCCGTCGCCTGTGCCACGGCGATCCACCTGGCCCGCCAGGGCCGCAAGGTCCTGCTGGTAAGCACCGACCCCGCCTCCAACGTCGGCCAGGTCTTCGGACTGGGCATCGGCAACACCATCACCGAGGTGCCGGCCGTGCCCGGGCTCTCGGCGCTGGAGATCAACCCTGACCAGGCGGCCGAGGCCTACCGGGAACGGATTGTAGGCCCGGTCCGCGGCCTGCTGCCAGCGACCGAGGTCAACGTCATCGAGGAGCAGCTCTCCGGGGCCTGCACCACGGAGATCGCCTCCTTCAACGAGTTCACGGGTCTGCTCACCGGTGAGGAGGCCGTCGCCGGTTTCGACCATGTCGTCTTCGACACCGCGCCGACGGGCCACACGATCCGGCTGCTCCAGCTGCCCGGGTCCTGGACCGACTTCCTGAACGAGGGCAAGGGGGACGCGTCCTGCCTCGGCCCGCTCGCCGGCCTCGACCGTCAGCGCGCCGTCTACGCCGAGGCCGTCGCCGCGCTCGGTGACCCGGCCCGCACCCGCCTCGTGCTCGTCACCCGCGCCCAGCGCGCCGCCGTCGCCGAGATCGAGCGCACCCACGCCGAGCTCGCTGCCCTCGGCCTGCGCGAGCAGCACGTCGTCGTCAACGCCGTCATGCCCCCACCGGAGGCTGATGAGCTCGCGACGGCGCTCTACGAGCGGGAGCAGGCGGTCCTGGCGGACCTGCCGCCCGCGCTGCGTGGCCTGCCGACCGACGTCCTGGCCCTCAAGGGCGACAACATGGTCGGCCTGGACGCCCTGGGCAGCCTGTTCGAGCCGGGCGTCCAGCTCCCGGGGGAGCAGCCCGAACCGCTCGACCTGCCCGCCGCCACCGAGCCGCTCGACGCGCTGGTCGAGGAGCTCGCCACCCAGGGCCACGGCCTGGTGATGCTGATGGGCAAGGGCGGCGTCGGCAAGACCACGGTCGCAGCCGCGGTCGCTGTCGCCCTGGCCGAGCGGGGGCTGGACGTGCACCTGACCACCACCGACCCCGCCGCGCACCTGACCGAGACACTAGACGGCACGATGCCCGGGCTCGAGGTCTCCCGGATCGACCCCGTGGCCGCCACCGAGCGATACCGCGCGACGGTGCTGCGGACGAAGGGGGCGGCCCTGGACGACGCGGGACGGGCAGCCCTGGAGGAGGACCTGCGTTCCCCGTGCACCGAGGAGATCGCGGTCTTCCAGGCCTTCTCCCAGGCCGTCCACGAGGCGAAGCGACGCTTCGTGGTCATGGACACCGCCCCGACCGGTCACACCCTGCTGCTGCTCGACGCCACCGGCTCCTACCACCGCGACGTCGTGCGCCAGATGGGGGAGGGAAGTTCGTCGTACACCACGCCGATGATGCGGCTGCAGGACCCCGACTACACCAAGGTCGTCGTCGTCACCCTCCCCGAGACCACCCCGGTGCTGGAGGCCCAAACCCTGCAGGCGGACCTGCGCCGCGCCGGCATCGAGCCATGGGCTTGGGTCATGAACAACTCCCTCGCCGCCGCCGGGACGACTGACCCGCTGCTGCGGCGCCGCGCGGTCAACGAGCACGGTGAGATCGAGCGGGTCCTGACCGACGCTGAGCGCTGCGCCGTCCTGCCGATGCTCGCCCGGGAACCGGTCGGGGTGCCAGCGTTACGCGCCCTCACCGCGCGCGAGCCCTCCGTCGTCGCCTGA
- the trxA gene encoding thioredoxin — MSNVPAVTDATFDTEVLQAEGPVLVDIWATWCAPCRRTEPIIEELAAQHGDKIKFVKLDADANTETVTKYGVVSIPTFNLYAGGEVVKSLVGAQTKKQFLDELAEYL, encoded by the coding sequence ATGAGCAACGTCCCCGCCGTCACCGACGCCACCTTCGACACCGAGGTCCTCCAGGCCGAAGGCCCCGTCCTCGTAGACATCTGGGCCACCTGGTGCGCCCCGTGCCGCCGCACCGAGCCCATCATCGAGGAGCTCGCCGCCCAGCACGGCGACAAGATCAAGTTCGTCAAGCTCGACGCCGACGCGAACACCGAGACCGTCACGAAGTACGGCGTCGTGTCCATCCCGACCTTCAACCTCTACGCCGGCGGCGAGGTCGTGAAGAGCCTCGTCGGCGCCCAGACCAAGAAGCAGTTCCTCGACGAGCTCGCCGAATACCTGTAG
- the trxB gene encoding thioredoxin-disulfide reductase produces the protein MSQQATGTEVRDVIIVGSGPAGYTAAIYAARANLRPLVFAGAITAGGALMNTTEVENFPGFPDGILGPELMENMQKQAERFGAEVRYEDVVAVDLTGVVKTVTTDDGETFSARAVILANGSEYKELGLPEEKTFSGHGVSWCATCDGFFFRNQHVLVVGGGDSAMEEATFLTRFAEKVTVVHRRDELRASKIMAARAMAHEQIEFAFNSEVAAIHGNGKVTGARLRDTVTGEERDIDATGIFVAIGHRPRTDILRGQVHLDEAGYIQVARPHTATNIPGVFACGDAVDHIYRQAITAAGTGCAAALDAERYLAALDDSGDPVTDAAQAPQSAVLA, from the coding sequence ATGAGTCAGCAGGCCACCGGTACCGAGGTCCGGGACGTCATCATCGTCGGCTCCGGCCCGGCCGGATACACCGCGGCCATCTACGCCGCCAGGGCCAACCTGCGCCCGCTGGTCTTTGCCGGCGCGATCACCGCCGGCGGCGCGCTGATGAACACCACCGAGGTGGAGAACTTCCCCGGCTTCCCCGACGGCATCCTCGGCCCGGAGCTGATGGAGAACATGCAGAAGCAGGCCGAGCGCTTCGGCGCCGAGGTCCGCTACGAGGACGTCGTCGCGGTCGACCTGACCGGTGTCGTCAAGACCGTTACCACCGACGACGGCGAGACGTTTTCCGCCCGCGCGGTCATCCTGGCCAACGGCTCGGAGTACAAGGAGCTCGGCCTTCCCGAGGAGAAGACCTTCTCGGGCCACGGTGTCTCCTGGTGCGCCACCTGCGACGGGTTCTTCTTCCGCAACCAGCATGTCCTGGTCGTCGGGGGCGGGGACTCCGCGATGGAGGAGGCCACCTTCCTCACCCGTTTCGCCGAGAAAGTCACCGTGGTGCACCGCCGCGACGAGCTGCGTGCGTCGAAGATCATGGCCGCCCGGGCGATGGCGCACGAGCAGATCGAGTTCGCCTTCAACAGCGAGGTCGCCGCGATCCACGGGAACGGCAAGGTCACCGGCGCCCGCCTGCGCGACACCGTCACCGGGGAGGAACGCGACATCGATGCCACCGGCATCTTCGTCGCCATCGGCCACCGGCCCCGCACGGACATCCTCAGGGGCCAGGTCCACCTCGACGAGGCCGGCTACATCCAGGTCGCCCGCCCCCACACCGCCACCAACATCCCCGGCGTGTTCGCCTGCGGCGACGCCGTCGACCACATCTACCGCCAGGCCATCACCGCCGCCGGCACCGGCTGCGCCGCAGCCCTGGACGCCGAGCGCTACCTCGCCGCTCTCGACGACTCCGGCGACCCGGTCACCGATGCCGCCCAGGCGCCGCAGAGCGCCGTCCTCGCCTGA
- a CDS encoding ArsR/SmtB family transcription factor has protein sequence MDTSSAAAGAPPSVGSPAPTPLHTALSREQAESTASLLRVVSDPTRLQLLSLMHHSENGEACVSDLARALGFRQPTVTYHLKVLADAGVVTREPRGRQVWCSILPDRLAAIGDLLR, from the coding sequence ATGGATACGTCATCTGCCGCTGCCGGCGCCCCGCCGAGCGTGGGGTCACCCGCGCCCACTCCCCTGCACACGGCGCTCAGCCGCGAGCAGGCGGAGAGCACGGCGAGCCTGCTGCGTGTCGTCTCCGACCCCACCCGTCTGCAGCTGCTCAGCCTGATGCACCACAGCGAGAACGGCGAGGCCTGCGTGAGCGACCTCGCCCGAGCGTTGGGGTTTCGCCAGCCCACGGTGACCTACCACCTGAAGGTGCTCGCCGACGCAGGCGTGGTCACGCGCGAGCCTCGCGGACGTCAGGTGTGGTGCTCGATCCTGCCCGACCGGCTCGCTGCGATCGGCGACCTGCTGCGCTAG
- a CDS encoding arsenate reductase ArsC: MSERPSAMFVCVHNAGRSQMAAGLMTALSGGKVEVRSAGSAPADSINPVAVEAMAELGIDITDQKPKILTPDAVQASDVVITMGCGDACPFFPGVRYEDWELEDPAGKDIETVRRVRDDIRGRVEALLGELLPAQA; the protein is encoded by the coding sequence ATGTCTGAGCGTCCCAGCGCCATGTTCGTCTGCGTCCACAACGCCGGCCGGTCCCAGATGGCCGCTGGCTTAATGACCGCCCTGTCCGGCGGCAAGGTCGAGGTCCGCTCGGCCGGCTCGGCGCCCGCCGACTCGATCAACCCCGTTGCCGTCGAGGCGATGGCCGAGCTCGGCATCGACATCACCGACCAGAAGCCGAAGATCCTCACCCCGGACGCCGTCCAGGCCTCCGACGTGGTCATCACCATGGGCTGCGGCGACGCCTGCCCGTTCTTCCCCGGCGTGCGCTACGAGGACTGGGAGCTCGAGGACCCGGCCGGCAAGGACATCGAGACCGTCCGGCGCGTGCGCGACGACATCCGCGGCCGCGTCGAGGCGCTCCTCGGCGAGCTGCTCCCCGCCCAGGCCTGA
- the arsD gene encoding arsenite efflux transporter metallochaperone ArsD, giving the protein MSTIEVYEPAMCCSTGVCGPDVPQELVTFSADLDWLRSQGGNIQRFNLASEPTAFAGRPAVVQFLQLSGSEGLPLVLVDGTVAMTGRYPDRDQLARWAGLTPVPAGRPELGLAQEPGACCGGSGCC; this is encoded by the coding sequence ATGAGCACCATCGAGGTATACGAGCCGGCCATGTGCTGCAGCACCGGGGTCTGTGGCCCGGACGTCCCTCAGGAGCTCGTCACGTTCTCCGCCGATCTCGACTGGCTGAGGTCCCAGGGCGGTAACATCCAGCGGTTCAACCTCGCGAGCGAACCAACCGCGTTCGCCGGCCGCCCGGCCGTCGTGCAGTTCCTCCAGCTCTCCGGCTCCGAGGGACTGCCGCTGGTGCTCGTGGACGGCACCGTGGCCATGACCGGCCGCTACCCCGACCGCGACCAGCTCGCCCGGTGGGCCGGCCTAACCCCGGTGCCCGCCGGTCGCCCCGAGCTGGGCCTGGCCCAGGAGCCCGGTGCCTGCTGCGGCGGCTCCGGCTGCTGCTGA
- a CDS encoding ArsR family transcriptional regulator: MNDERTAQLLRRAALHAALADPARLQIVDTLSLGDAAPSELAEALGMPSNLLAHHLKVLEREGVVGRTRSEGDRRRSYVHLVPGGLDDLTADAVRPVPRVLFVCTANSARSHLAAALWRQASAIPAVSAGTHPAEAIAAGALESARRHDLKLPQVRPQHVDGVRAEGDLVVTVCDRAHEELAFPVDVHWSIPDPILAGTPESFDHALEELGRRVGNLAPRLSLLTNPTNLAPAATR, from the coding sequence ATGAACGATGAGCGAACGGCCCAGTTGCTCCGGCGGGCAGCCCTGCACGCGGCCCTGGCCGACCCGGCCCGACTGCAGATCGTGGACACCCTGAGCCTGGGCGACGCCGCGCCGTCGGAGCTGGCCGAGGCCCTGGGCATGCCGTCGAACCTGCTGGCCCATCACCTGAAGGTGCTCGAGCGGGAGGGCGTCGTCGGGCGCACCCGGTCCGAGGGTGACAGGCGCCGCTCCTACGTCCACCTCGTTCCGGGCGGGCTCGACGACCTCACCGCCGATGCGGTTCGGCCGGTGCCGCGGGTGCTGTTCGTGTGCACCGCCAACTCCGCCCGCTCACACCTGGCCGCCGCCCTGTGGCGTCAGGCCAGCGCGATCCCTGCCGTCTCGGCCGGCACCCATCCGGCCGAGGCGATCGCGGCGGGCGCCCTCGAGAGCGCCCGCCGCCACGACCTGAAGCTGCCCCAGGTCCGGCCCCAGCACGTCGACGGCGTGCGCGCCGAAGGCGACCTCGTCGTCACGGTCTGCGACCGCGCGCACGAGGAGCTGGCCTTCCCCGTCGACGTCCACTGGTCCATCCCGGACCCGATCCTGGCCGGCACCCCCGAGTCGTTCGACCACGCCCTCGAGGAGCTCGGCCGCCGCGTCGGCAACCTCGCCCCACGTCTGTCCCTGCTCACCAACCCCACCAACCTCGCGCCCGCCGCGACCCGCTGA
- a CDS encoding response regulator transcription factor: MTAVSAGPLSRAVTVRHQDVARGWGRRARVRSVLFLDPELETDCMLLCQLRAMGIGASVHADAFGAVLEVGEHRPDALVLSARTPVGDAVRTVAILRAEFALPILLAMAPEETEAAAPVIVAGARPLLELPYRLESVLAALGEIAPDRSRVEPVQVGALVLDPAALDGRYNGRHLNLKCRR, from the coding sequence ATGACCGCCGTGTCCGCCGGCCCCTTGAGCCGGGCCGTCACCGTGCGCCACCAGGACGTGGCGCGCGGGTGGGGACGGCGTGCCCGGGTCCGGTCCGTGCTTTTCCTCGATCCGGAGCTCGAAACCGACTGCATGCTGCTGTGCCAGCTGCGGGCCATGGGCATCGGGGCGTCGGTCCACGCCGACGCGTTCGGGGCTGTCCTCGAGGTCGGCGAGCACCGCCCAGACGCGTTGGTGCTGTCCGCACGGACCCCGGTCGGGGACGCGGTGCGCACGGTGGCGATCCTGCGTGCGGAGTTCGCTCTGCCGATCCTGCTGGCGATGGCACCGGAGGAGACCGAGGCCGCGGCACCGGTCATCGTCGCCGGGGCCCGGCCCCTGCTCGAACTTCCGTACCGGCTGGAATCCGTCCTTGCCGCGCTCGGTGAGATTGCACCTGACCGATCCCGGGTGGAACCGGTGCAGGTCGGTGCACTCGTGCTCGACCCGGCCGCCCTCGATGGCCGGTACAACGGTCGGCACCTGAACCTCAAATGTCGTCGATGA
- a CDS encoding ArsR/SmtB family transcription factor: MSTLTLPLTGLPVCSTPLVREPLPPEHAVELSRTFKALGDPTRLRLLSLIAAHEGGDACVCDLTEPLDLTQPTISHHLKVLREAGLVTSERRGTWVHYRIVPEVLDRISGVLAVADH; the protein is encoded by the coding sequence ATGTCCACCCTCACGCTGCCGCTTACCGGACTCCCTGTGTGCAGCACGCCGCTGGTCCGCGAACCGCTACCCCCCGAGCATGCGGTCGAGCTGAGCCGGACGTTCAAGGCGCTGGGCGACCCGACCCGGCTGCGGCTGCTGTCCCTGATCGCCGCCCACGAGGGCGGGGACGCGTGCGTGTGCGATCTGACCGAGCCGCTGGACCTGACGCAGCCGACGATCTCCCACCACCTCAAGGTGCTGCGGGAGGCGGGTCTGGTCACGAGCGAGCGGCGCGGGACGTGGGTGCACTACCGCATCGTTCCTGAGGTCCTGGACCGGATCTCGGGCGTGCTGGCGGTCGCTGACCACTGA
- a CDS encoding arsenic transporter: MLLALAIFVATLVLVIWQPKGLGIGWSALAGAGVALATGVVHLSDVPIVWDLVWNATLTFVAVIIICSILDEAGFFEWAALHVARWGRGNGSKLFNLIVVLGAAIAAVFANDGAALTLTPIVFQMIVALKFSPKAAFALVMATGFIADTTSLPFIVSNLVNIVIADYFGIGFARYALVMAPVALVSLVASLVVLRLFFRRSIPGPYDVAALGAPADAVRDRLTFRAGVVVLAVLLVGYFVADPLGIPVAAVAAVCALAISLVAARQPRSVFRRIAPASDAVLVGQHATSSKRSGAGDAAGVRGGGSGGTGGSLIDVWSVVKSAPWQIVLFSLGMYLVVYGLRNQGLTDQLGQVLAGIAEHGNVATATGTGFLVAAMSSVMNNMPTALISALGIDAAGAGGLTEQMMAYASIIGADLGPKITPIGSLATLLWLSVLDRKGMHIGWGTYFRVGIVLTVPVLAITLLALAGWLTLLGA; encoded by the coding sequence GTGCTGCTCGCCCTCGCCATCTTCGTCGCCACGCTGGTCCTGGTGATCTGGCAGCCCAAGGGGCTCGGTATCGGCTGGAGCGCGCTGGCCGGTGCCGGCGTCGCCCTGGCCACCGGCGTCGTCCACCTCTCCGACGTTCCGATCGTGTGGGACCTGGTGTGGAACGCCACGCTGACCTTCGTCGCGGTCATTATCATCTGTTCCATCCTCGATGAGGCCGGGTTCTTCGAGTGGGCCGCCCTGCACGTGGCCCGTTGGGGCCGGGGGAACGGCAGCAAGCTCTTCAACCTCATCGTCGTGCTGGGTGCCGCGATCGCTGCGGTCTTCGCCAACGACGGCGCCGCGCTCACGCTGACCCCGATCGTCTTCCAGATGATCGTCGCGCTGAAGTTCTCCCCCAAGGCGGCCTTCGCCCTGGTCATGGCGACCGGGTTCATCGCGGACACCACGAGCCTGCCGTTCATCGTCTCCAACCTGGTCAACATCGTCATCGCTGACTACTTCGGCATCGGTTTCGCCCGCTACGCCCTCGTCATGGCGCCCGTAGCCCTGGTCTCCCTCGTCGCCAGCCTCGTCGTGCTGCGACTGTTCTTCCGCCGGTCCATTCCCGGGCCCTACGACGTCGCCGCCCTCGGTGCGCCGGCGGACGCGGTGCGGGACCGTCTGACCTTCCGCGCCGGAGTGGTTGTGCTGGCCGTCCTGCTGGTCGGGTACTTCGTCGCCGATCCTCTCGGGATCCCGGTCGCCGCGGTCGCGGCCGTGTGCGCCCTGGCCATTTCCCTCGTCGCGGCGCGCCAGCCGCGAAGTGTCTTCCGTCGCATCGCTCCGGCATCCGACGCGGTCCTGGTCGGCCAGCACGCCACGTCGTCAAAGCGGTCGGGTGCCGGTGACGCAGCGGGCGTCCGGGGCGGCGGTAGTGGTGGCACCGGAGGGTCGCTCATCGACGTGTGGTCGGTCGTGAAGTCCGCGCCGTGGCAGATCGTGCTGTTCAGCCTGGGCATGTACCTGGTCGTCTACGGGCTGCGGAACCAGGGGCTGACCGACCAGCTCGGCCAGGTCCTCGCCGGTATCGCCGAGCACGGCAACGTCGCCACCGCGACCGGCACCGGCTTCCTCGTGGCCGCCATGTCCTCGGTGATGAACAACATGCCCACCGCCCTGATCTCCGCACTCGGCATCGACGCGGCCGGCGCCGGCGGGCTGACCGAGCAGATGATGGCCTACGCCAGCATCATCGGCGCCGATCTCGGCCCGAAGATCACGCCCATCGGCAGCCTCGCAACCTTGCTGTGGCTGAGCGTGCTTGACCGCAAGGGCATGCACATCGGCTGGGGCACCTACTTCCGCGTCGGCATCGTCCTGACCGTGCCCGTCCTCGCGATCACCCTGCTCGCGCTGGCTGGATGGCTGACGCTCCTGGGCGCCTGA
- a CDS encoding low molecular weight phosphatase family protein — translation MTDIQHSRQLAVMADPARIQLLALILSDPAWDVTVQRLAGPGMDPESIREHLAAMSDVQLLDRHTAPDGAEIYSPSHDALVRFGALVLDLDATVTERPRSEHERLLSRVVETLAEDFRGVFGAETVERYVFDSYDLLAARAKVRTYLPVLTARFAADRLGALSRAEGRTVRDGTDVLFVCVHNAGRSQIAAAVLRHLAPERVQVRTAGSGPAARINPQVARLLDRRGIGVVAEFPKPLTDEVVRASDYVITMGCGDACPLYPGRRYLDWDVKDPTGQTDAVVESIIDDI, via the coding sequence GTGACGGACATCCAGCACTCCAGGCAGCTGGCCGTGATGGCTGACCCGGCGCGGATCCAGCTGCTTGCCCTGATCCTGAGCGATCCCGCCTGGGACGTCACTGTCCAGCGGCTGGCCGGCCCCGGCATGGACCCGGAGAGCATCCGTGAGCACCTGGCCGCCATGTCCGACGTCCAGCTCCTCGACCGGCACACCGCTCCCGACGGTGCCGAGATCTACTCACCCTCCCATGACGCGCTCGTGCGCTTCGGCGCGCTGGTCCTCGACCTCGACGCCACCGTGACGGAGCGGCCGCGCAGCGAGCACGAGCGCCTCTTGTCGCGGGTCGTGGAAACCCTCGCCGAGGACTTTCGTGGAGTCTTCGGAGCCGAGACGGTCGAGCGATACGTCTTCGACAGCTACGACCTCCTCGCCGCCCGTGCGAAGGTACGGACGTACCTGCCGGTGCTGACCGCCCGGTTCGCCGCCGACCGGCTCGGTGCGCTATCCCGTGCCGAGGGCCGGACAGTCCGCGACGGCACAGACGTCCTGTTCGTTTGCGTGCACAACGCCGGTCGGTCCCAGATCGCCGCCGCGGTCCTGCGTCACCTGGCCCCGGAACGGGTGCAGGTCCGCACCGCCGGCTCAGGCCCGGCAGCTCGCATCAACCCGCAGGTAGCGCGTCTGCTGGACCGACGAGGCATCGGCGTGGTCGCCGAGTTCCCAAAGCCGCTGACCGACGAGGTGGTACGCGCCTCGGACTACGTCATCACCATGGGTTGCGGAGACGCCTGCCCGCTCTACCCCGGACGGCGCTATCTCGACTGGGACGTTAAGGACCCCACGGGCCAGACCGACGCGGTCGTCGAGTCGATCATCGACGACATTTGA